A single window of Poecile atricapillus isolate bPoeAtr1 unplaced genomic scaffold, bPoeAtr1.hap1 scaffold_247, whole genome shotgun sequence DNA harbors:
- the LOC131574328 gene encoding LOW QUALITY PROTEIN: astrocytic phosphoprotein PEA-15-like (The sequence of the model RefSeq protein was modified relative to this genomic sequence to represent the inferred CDS: deleted 1 base in 1 codon): MAEYRSLLEELAQNITAEDLEQLKSACREDIPSGEGDAIATGHHWFAFLERHSKLDRDNLSYIEHIFEISRRPDLLTKVVQYRTQVLKISEEDEVDTKLTRIPSAKKYKDIIRQPSEEEIIKLAPPPKKA, from the exons atgGCCGAGTACCGCAgtctgctggaggagctggccCAGAACATCACGGCCGAGGACCTGGAGCAGCTCAAGTCCGCGTGTCGCGAGGACATCCCCAGCGGGGAGGGGGACGCCATCGCCACCGGCCACCACTGGTTCGCCTTCCTGGAGCGCCACAGCAAACTGGACCGAG ACAACCTGTCCTACATCGAGCACATCTTCGAGATCTCCCGCCGGCCGGACCTGCTGACCAAGGTTGTCCAGTACCGCACGCAGGTGCTCAAGATCTCCGAGGAGGACGAGGTGGACACGAAGCTCACGCGCATC CCCAGCGCCAAGAAGTACAagg aCATCATCCGGCAGCCCTCGGAGGAGGAGATCATCAAACTGGCCCCCCCCCCGAAAAAggcctga
- the LOC131574327 gene encoding uncharacterized protein LOC131574327, whose translation MAGDTGDRGDIRDMVDVAVLGQLLQQTVVLGWGHQGHQGHGVWGHLGTWGTQDLAMAGEQGTHGTSGTWGTQCEGQGTWPWVTGVTRDGAVYDVSAPALSHTRDRGLSHLCHQCPPVSPVSPATATGARSSPGLCHHHKCHKCPQTQSLMSRVSLGSVPGASPAPASASGVTAVPSLSHKCHRCPQPPGTRCHQCPQPQSLVSPVSLPQSPLSPVPLDSATGVMSVPQTQLLKSQLSPAPVPGVTSVPSPSPRCHRVPSPSPWCPPVSPTSVPGVTSVPSPSPRCHPRPRAQSRASPAPGRDSCDAHGM comes from the exons atggctggggacacaggggacagaggggacatcagggacatggTGGACGTGGCTGTTCTGggccagctcctccagcagacTGTGGTGCTtggctggggacatcagggacatcaAGGACATGGGGtgtggggacacttggggacatgggggacacagGACTTGGCCATGGCTGGTGAACAGGGGACACatgggacatcagggacatgggggacacagtgtgagggacaggggacatggccATGGGTGACAGGAGTGACACGGGATGGAGCTGTGTATGACGTGAGTGCTCCTGCTCTCAGCCACACGAGGGACAGGGGACTCAGCCACCTGTGTCACCAGTGTccaccagtgtccccagtgtccccagccacGGCCACTGGTGCCAGGTCCAGCCCCGGCCTCTGCCACCATCACAAATGTCACAAATGTCCCCAGACTCAGTCACTCATGTCACGAGTGTCCCTGGGCTCAGTCCCcggtgccagcccagccccagcctcagccAGTGGtgtcacagctgtccccagcctcaGCCACAAGTGTCACCGGTGTCCCCAGCCTCCAGGCACCAGATGTCACCAGTGTCCCCAACCTCagtccctggtgtcaccagtGTCCCTGCCTcagtcccca CTGTCACCAGTGCCCCTGGACTCAGCCACTGGTGTCATGAGTGTCCCCCAAACTCAGCTGCTCAAGTCAcaactgtccccagccccagtccctggtgtcaccagtgtccccagccccagtccccGCTGTCACCGcgtccccagccccagtccctgGTGTCCACCGGTGTCCCCAACCTCagtccctggtgtcaccagtgtccccagccccagtccccGCTGTCACCCGCGTCCCCGGGCTCAGTCCcgtgccagcccagcccccggCCGTGACTCATGTGACGCTCACGGGATGTGA